A window from Chelmon rostratus isolate fCheRos1 chromosome 13, fCheRos1.pri, whole genome shotgun sequence encodes these proteins:
- the nfe2l2a gene encoding nuclear factor erythroid 2-related factor 2a — MTMEMEVMHSSQQDMNLIDILWKQDIDLGARREVFDYNHRQKEYELQRQLELQEEKRLHLLREQEKALLAQLQLDEETGEYIPRPPPSAPLQSAVTPLEVTQNVSFTEESGDAMSFDECLQLLAETFPVEETENTSVCLDTPAASSPMMSPEQPALLPAMLSPGRLSPPSPQRMSPDLEQAWMELLSLPELQQCLNMQMEDTLESTTYPLPNSPEVQNPNFTFYPMTSLTEGETNNVNVCPAEFMNTFDGSVPSMAPQDNLSQMKAKAPQSNTDFTAEGFCDVFYPNAILEESGGQHGLEGNESDTMSDIPNKPPFTPVDLYSLSPGDAFDRGKQSVMAELPDSDSGISSNTSPNASSPGKSVYGDGSFLYSDSEMEEMDHNPGSAESDYSEIFSINFQPDDLQSAVSVSVLTGQPQQQQGKKPKQHKMDPAEESGHSNAPFTKDKQKKRSDVRLSRDEQRAKALKIPFTVDMIINLPVDDFNELMSKHHLNEAQLALVRDIRRRGKNKVAAQNCRKRKMDNIVGLEGELDSLKEEKERLLSEKSQNTANLKEMKQQLNSLYLEVFGMLRDEKGNSYSPSDYSLQQSTNGSIFLVPRIKKTFIKSEDSRLPPV; from the exons ATGACGATGGAAATGGAGGTGATGCATTCCAGTCAACAG GACATGAACCTGATCGACATACTGTGGAAGCAGGACATTGATCTCGGGGCCAGGCGCGAGGTGTTTGACTACAACCACCGCCAGAAGGAATatgagctgcagaggcagctggagcTCCAAGAAGAGAAGAGGCTGCATCTGCTCCGGGAGCAGGAGAAGGCCCTGCTGGCGCAGCTACAGCTCGACGAGGAAACGGGAGAGTACATACCCCGCCCGCCGCCCAGCGCCCCACTGCAGTCGGCTGTCACACCTCTTGAGGTTACACAG AATGTCAGCTTCACAGAGGAGAGCGGTGATGCCATGTCATTTGATGAATGTTTGCAGCTGCTGGCGGAGACATTTCCTGTAGAGGAAACCGAG AACACCTCCGTCTGCCTGGACACACCTGCCGCTTCATCTCCCATGATGTCGCCGGAGCAGCCAGCTCTGCTGCCGGCCATGCTCTCCCCAGGTCGACTATCACCGCCATCGCCACAGAGGATGTCCCCAGATTTGGAGCAGGCCTGGATGGAGCTTTTGTCCCTCCCAGAGCTGCAG caATGCCTGAACATGCAAATGGAGGACACACTGGAGAGCACAACGTACCCTCTTCCAAACAGCCCAGAAGTACAGAATCCAAACTTCACTTTTTACCCCATGACCAGTCTCACGGAGGGTGAAACAAACAACGTaaatgtttgtcctgcagaGTTTATGAATACATTTGATGGCTCTGTTCCCAGCATGGCTCCACAAGACAATCTCAGTCAGATGAAAGCGAAAGCTCCTCAGTCAAATACTGACTTCACTGCAGAAGGTTTCTGTGACGTGTTTTACCCCAACGCCATTCTGGAAGAGAGCGGTGGTCAACATGGCCTTGAAGGAAACGAAAGTGACACCATGTCTGATATTCCAAACAAGCCCCCCTTCACACCAGTGGACCTTTACAGCCTCTCACCTGGAGATGCATTTGACAGAGGCAAACAAAGCGTGATGGCTGAACTGCCGGACTCAGATTCAGGAATCTCTTCAAACACAAGTCCAAACGCTAGCTCACCTGGGAAGTCTGTGTATGGAGATGGCTCCTTCCTTTACAGCGATTCAGAAATGGAGGAGATGGACCACAACCCTGGAAGTGCAGAATCTGACTACTCTGAGATATTCTCAATAAATTTTCAACCTGATGATCTTCAGTCAGCAGTTTCTGTATCTGTGCTAACAgggcagccacagcagcagcagggaaagAAACCCAAACAGCACAAGATGGACCCGGCAGAGGAGAGCGGCCACAGCAACGCCCCCTTCACCAAAGACAAGCAGAAGAAACGCTCCGACGTGCGTCTCTCCAGAGACGAGCAGAGGGCCAAGGCCCTCAAAATCCCTTTCACTGTAGACATGATTATCAACCTGCCCGTCGACGATTTCAACGAGCTGATGTCAAAGCACCACCTGAACGAGGCCCAGCTGGCCCTGGTCCGAGACATACGCCGCCGCGGCAAGAACAAGGTCGCGGCCCAGAACTGCCGCAAGCGCAAGATGGATAACATCGTGGGTCTGGAGGGCGAGCTGGACTcactgaaggaggaaaaggagcgCCTGCTGAGCGAGAAGAGCCAGAACACTGCAAACCTGAAGGAAATGAAGCAGCAACTCAACAGCTTGTACCTGGAGGTCTTCGGCATGCTGAGAGACGAGAAGGGGAATTCCTACTCCCCGTCCGACTACTCCCTCCAGCAGTCGACCAACGGCAGCATCTTCCTCGTTCCTCGCATTAAAAAGACTTTCATCAAGAGCGAAGACAGCCGCTTGCCTCCTGTGTAA
- the hnrnpa3 gene encoding heterogeneous nuclear ribonucleoprotein A3 isoform X2: MEDREAKEPEQLRKLFIGGLSFETTEESLRAHFEQWGSLTDCVVMRDPNSKRSRGFGFVTYSSVPEVDEAMKARPHKVDGRVVEPKRAVSREDSNKPGAHLTVKKIFVGGIKEDTEEYHIREHFEKYGKIECIDIMEERNTGKKRGFCFVSFDDHDTVDKIVAQKFHTINFHNCEVRKALSKQEMSAISTNRGRSGGSGNFMGRGGNYGGGGNFGRGGYGGGRGGYGDDFDNGPGGNYGGGPGYGGGRGGYGGGGPGYGNQGGGFGGSCDGGYGGNDGGYGGGGNYNDFGNYGGQQSNYGPMKGNNFGGRNSGGPYGGGYGSGGGGGGGYGSRRY; the protein is encoded by the exons ATGGAG GACCGTGAAGCTAAAGAACCCGAGCAGCTGAGAAAGCTGTTCATTGGAGGTCTGAGCTTTGAAACCACGGAGGAGAGTTTACGGGCCCATTTTGAACAATGGGGAAGTCTCACAGACTGTGTG GTGATGAGGGACCCCAACAGCAAGCGTTCAAGAGGGTTTGGCTTTGTGACATATTCTTCCGTACCCGAGGTCGATGAGGCTATGAAAGCACGGCCTCACAAAGTAGACGGCCGAGTTGTTGAACCCAAGAGGGCCGTGTCCAGAGAG GACTCAAATAAACCAGGTGCCCATCTGACAGTGAAGAAGATCTTTGTCGGTGGTATCAAGGAGGACACTGAGGAGTACCACATCCGCGAGCATTTTGAGAAGTACGGGAAGATTGAATGCATTGACATCATGGAAGAACGCAACACTGGGAAGAAGAGAGGATTCTGCTTTGTGTCCTTCGATGACCATGACACTGTAGACAAAATTGTTG CCCAGAAATTCCACACAATCAACTTCCACAATTGTGAGGTCAGGAAAGCACTctcaaaacaggaaatgagtgcCATATCCACGAACAGGG GCAGGAGTGGAGGATCTGGAAACTTCATGGGGCGAGGGGGTAATTATGGAGGTGGTGGCAACTTTGGACGGG GTGGCTATGGCGGAGGACGAGGTGGCTATGGTGATGACTTTGACAATG GTCCAGGAGGGAATTACGGTGGAGGACCAGGTTATGGAGGAGGCCGAGGGGGCTATGGAGGTGGTGGTCCTGGGTATGGCAACCAGGGTGGTGGATTTGGAGGCAGCTGCGATGGAGGTTATGGAGGCAATGACGGAG GatatggaggaggtggaaatTACAACGACTTTGGAAATTATGGTGGACAGCAGTCCAATTATGGGCCCATGAAGGGAAACAACTTTGGTGGCAGAAACTCAGGTGGACCCTATGGTG GTGGTTATGGCtctggcggcggcggcggaggcGGCTATGGCTCACGGCGATATtaa
- the hnrnpa3 gene encoding heterogeneous nuclear ribonucleoprotein A3 isoform X1 — protein sequence MQRYLFFPMFLQDREAKEPEQLRKLFIGGLSFETTEESLRAHFEQWGSLTDCVVMRDPNSKRSRGFGFVTYSSVPEVDEAMKARPHKVDGRVVEPKRAVSREDSNKPGAHLTVKKIFVGGIKEDTEEYHIREHFEKYGKIECIDIMEERNTGKKRGFCFVSFDDHDTVDKIVAQKFHTINFHNCEVRKALSKQEMSAISTNRGRSGGSGNFMGRGGNYGGGGNFGRGGYGGGRGGYGDDFDNGPGGNYGGGPGYGGGRGGYGGGGPGYGNQGGGFGGSCDGGYGGNDGGYGGGGNYNDFGNYGGQQSNYGPMKGNNFGGRNSGGPYGGGYGSGGGGGGGYGSRRY from the exons ATGcaaagatatttattttttcctatGTTTTTACAGGACCGTGAAGCTAAAGAACCCGAGCAGCTGAGAAAGCTGTTCATTGGAGGTCTGAGCTTTGAAACCACGGAGGAGAGTTTACGGGCCCATTTTGAACAATGGGGAAGTCTCACAGACTGTGTG GTGATGAGGGACCCCAACAGCAAGCGTTCAAGAGGGTTTGGCTTTGTGACATATTCTTCCGTACCCGAGGTCGATGAGGCTATGAAAGCACGGCCTCACAAAGTAGACGGCCGAGTTGTTGAACCCAAGAGGGCCGTGTCCAGAGAG GACTCAAATAAACCAGGTGCCCATCTGACAGTGAAGAAGATCTTTGTCGGTGGTATCAAGGAGGACACTGAGGAGTACCACATCCGCGAGCATTTTGAGAAGTACGGGAAGATTGAATGCATTGACATCATGGAAGAACGCAACACTGGGAAGAAGAGAGGATTCTGCTTTGTGTCCTTCGATGACCATGACACTGTAGACAAAATTGTTG CCCAGAAATTCCACACAATCAACTTCCACAATTGTGAGGTCAGGAAAGCACTctcaaaacaggaaatgagtgcCATATCCACGAACAGGG GCAGGAGTGGAGGATCTGGAAACTTCATGGGGCGAGGGGGTAATTATGGAGGTGGTGGCAACTTTGGACGGG GTGGCTATGGCGGAGGACGAGGTGGCTATGGTGATGACTTTGACAATG GTCCAGGAGGGAATTACGGTGGAGGACCAGGTTATGGAGGAGGCCGAGGGGGCTATGGAGGTGGTGGTCCTGGGTATGGCAACCAGGGTGGTGGATTTGGAGGCAGCTGCGATGGAGGTTATGGAGGCAATGACGGAG GatatggaggaggtggaaatTACAACGACTTTGGAAATTATGGTGGACAGCAGTCCAATTATGGGCCCATGAAGGGAAACAACTTTGGTGGCAGAAACTCAGGTGGACCCTATGGTG GTGGTTATGGCtctggcggcggcggcggaggcGGCTATGGCTCACGGCGATATtaa